A DNA window from Polyangiaceae bacterium contains the following coding sequences:
- a CDS encoding response regulator yields MHVLICDDEARLATLSAQLLESHGFETSSATDASSARKRIVTEAVQAMVLDVNLPGESSADLLDFLQEHAEDVRVLLTSGLAEDDVPEALRRHPLVVGYVPKPYSIDVIAQRLHELFDA; encoded by the coding sequence GTGCACGTTTTGATTTGCGATGACGAAGCGCGTTTGGCCACGCTGAGCGCGCAGCTACTCGAGTCCCACGGGTTCGAGACCTCGTCGGCAACGGATGCCTCGTCGGCGCGCAAGCGGATCGTGACCGAGGCTGTGCAAGCCATGGTGCTCGACGTCAACTTGCCAGGGGAGTCCAGCGCCGATCTCTTGGACTTTCTCCAAGAGCACGCCGAGGACGTGCGCGTTCTGCTCACCAGCGGGTTGGCGGAAGACGACGTCCCGGAAGCCCTTCGGCGCCATCCCCTGGTCGTGGGCTACGTGCCCAAGCCGTATTCCATCGACGTGATCGCCCAACGGCTGCACGAGCTGTTCGACGCCTGA